In one window of Epinephelus fuscoguttatus linkage group LG20, E.fuscoguttatus.final_Chr_v1 DNA:
- the rnf40 gene encoding E3 ubiquitin-protein ligase BRE1B isoform X2 produces MSGAGGGKRPSGGDSPPGPPEKKSKKEEKTTTTLIEPIRIAGVSSTEEMDMKVLQFKNKKLCERLEQRQTMEDELREKIEKLEKRQATDDTTLLIVNRYWSQLEENVHILRKRIEPDAPVTSSQAPPAPPLPEPTPMEEDGVSLASPTSAVPPPPLPEAPNEGEQAEQQQQQQQQQQQQQQQQEEEHQEDRQEEQKQPPPPTGSEELLTPTEPPTDSATDATPPPAPLSENAKGFLTTLEHSSEEELTLHLQDRMQFSKEAIACLVCVFDRLHSRIDNMCKQVQAAACEDDSQSDIINANHTLLEENSRLRDLATLLQGRHHKMSMEYNELVDKVTSSETKVSEMETTVEDLQWDIEKLRNREQKLNKHLAEAMEQLKSGYSSTGSSGGLPGGQITLNIQKFESLNAELEHNQELANSRMAELEKLQVELQEAVRESEKLKMDLRNIPEEVVKETLEYKCLQSQFSLLYNESLGVKTQLDEARALLLTAKNAHLRQIEHMESDELSLQKKLRTEVIQLEDTLAQVRKEYEMLRIEFEQNLAANEQAGPINREMRHLISSLQNHNLQLKGDVQRYKRKLRETQMEINKLRCQSGDTGVLILEESTSDSIDVKKEEDEDQEEEEERRKELERQRAREREREREAERERERERERERQRSDELKRKDSDTLKMLRVELKKAQESQKEMKLLLDMYKSAPKEQRDKVQLMAAERKSKAEVDELRMRVRELEERERKESKKLADEDALRKIRVAEETIEHLQKKLAATKQEEALLSEMDVTGQAFEDMQEQNSRLLQQLREKDDANFKLMSERIKSNQIYKLLKEEKEELADQVLTFKTQVDAQLLVVQKLEEKEGVLQSTLAALEKELSVRTQALELNKRKAVEAAQLAEDLKVQLEHTQAKLKEIQVSVAENRTARERESSNLKRAQEDLSRLRRKLEKQKKVEVYSDADEILQEEINQYKAKLRCPCCNTRDKETVLTKCFHVFCYECLKMRYDTRQRKCPKCNCAFGANDFHRIYIT; encoded by the exons ATGTCAGGTGCTGGGGGAGGAAAACGTCCCTCAGGAGGGGACAGCCCCCCTGGCCCACCTGAGAAGAAGAgcaaaaaagaggagaagacCACCACCACTCTCATCGAGCCCATACGCATAGCTGGAGTCTCCTCTACG GAGGAAATGGACATGAAGGTCCTCCAGTTCAAGAATAAGAAGTTATGTGAGCGCTTGGAGCAGAGGCAGACCATGGAGGATGAGTTACGAGAGAAAATTGAGAAGCTGGAGAAGAGACAGGCCACTGATGACACCACCCTGTTGATTGTCAACCGCTACTGGTCACAG CTGGAAGAGAATGTGCACATTCTACGCAAACGTATTGAACCCGACGCTCCGGTGACATCTTCCCAAGCCCCACCAGCGCCCCCGCTCCCTGAACCAACACCTATGGAGGAAGATGGTGTCAGCCTGGCATCACCAACCTCTGCCGTgcctccacctccactcccAGAGGCCCCAAACGAGGGAGAgcaggcagagcagcagcagcagcagcagcagcagcagcagcagcagcagcagcagcaggaggaggagcatcAGGAAGATCGTCAAGAAGAGCAGAAGCAGCCCCCTCCTCCTACTGGGTCAGAAGAGTTGTTGACACCCACAGAGCCACCAACAGACTCAGCAACAG ATGCAACACCACCCCCTGCTCCCCTAAGTGAGAATGCCAAGGGTTTCTTAACTACGCTGGAGCACAGCAGCGAGGAGGAGCTCACCCTGCACCTGCAAGACCGCATGCAGTTCAGCAAGGAAGCCATCGCTTGCTTggtctgtgtgtttgacagGCTGCACAGCCGCATCGACAACATGTGCAAACAAGTCCAGGCTGCAG CATGTGAAGACGATAGCCAGTCTGACATCATCAATGCAAACCATACTCTGCTGGAGGAGAACAGTCGACTGCGAGACCTGGCCACTCTGCTGCAGGGCCGACACCACAAGATGTCCATGGAG TACAATGAGTTGGTGGACAAGGTGACCAGCTCTGAGACCAAGGTGTCTGAGATGGAGACAACCGTGGAGGACCTGCAGTGGGACATTGAGAAACTCCGCAATAGGGAACAAAAGCTCAACAAACATCTGGCAGAAGCCATGGAGCAG CTTAAGTCTGGATACAGCAGCACCGGCAGCTCAGGTGGGCTACCAGGAGGCCAGATTACACTGAACATTCAGAAG TTTGAGAGTCTGAATGCAGAGTTGGAGCACAACCAGGAGTTGGCTAATAGTCGCATGGCAGAGCTGGAGAAACTGCAGGTTGAGCTCCAGGAGGCCGTGAGGGAGAGCGAGAAGCTCAAG ATGGATTTGCGGAATATTCCAGAGGAGGTTGTGAAGGAGACTCTAGAGTACAAATGTCTGCAGTCGCAGTTCTCCCTGCTGTACAATGAGTCCCTGGGGGTAAAAACCCAGCTGGATGAGGCACGAGCCCTACTGCTCACTGCCAAGAACGCCCATCTGCGACAGATTGAGCACATGGAG AGTGATGAGCTGTCCCTTCAAAAGAAGCTGCGGACTGAGGTCATCCAGCTGGAGGACACCCTGGCTCAGGTGCGCAAAGAGTATGAGATGCTGCGCATTGAGTTTGAGCAGAACCTGGCAGCCAACGAACAAGCAG GACCAATCAACAGGGAAATGCGACACTTAATCAGCAGTCTTCAGAACCACAACCTGCAGTTGAAAGGTGACGTTCAGCGCTACAAGAGGAAGTTGCGGGAAACACAGATGGAGATCAATAAG TTGCGTTGTCAGAGTGGCGACACAGGGGTTCTGATTCTGGAGGAGTCGACGAGTGACAGTATCGACGtgaaaaaagaggaagatgaggaccaggaggaggaggaggagaggaggaaggagctgGAGAGACAGCGGGCccgggagagagaaagggagagggaggcagagcgAGAACGAGAGAGGgagcgggagagagagaggcagcgcAGCGACGAGCTGAAGAGGAAGGACTCAGACACACTGAAGATGCTCAGAGTAGAACTCAA GAAAGCCCAGGAGTCCCAGAAAGAGATGAAGCTCTTGTTGGACATGTACAAGTCAGCTCCAAAGGAGCAGAGGGACAAAGTGCAGCTCATGGCAGCTGAGCGCAAATCTAAAGCTGAG GTGGATGAGTTAAGGATGCGAGTgcgagagctggaggagagggagaggaaggaaagCAAGAAGCTGGCTGATGAAGATGCCCTCAGGAAGATCCGAGTGGCCGAAGAGACCATTGAGCATCTGCAGAAGAAACTCGCTGCAACAAAGCAG gaggaggccctGCTGAGTGAGATGGATGTAACAGGCCAGGCCTTCGAGGACATGCAGGAGCAGAACAGCCGCCTGTTGCAGCAGTTACGGGAGAAGGACGACGCTAATTTCAAGCTGATGAGTGAGCGGATCAAATCTAACCAGATCTACAAGCTGCtgaaagaggagaaggaggagttGGCCGACCAAGTTCTCACATTCAAAACCCAG GTGGATGCCCAACTGCTGGTTGTGCAGAAGCTCGAGGAAAAAGAGGGCGTCCTTCAGAGCACGCTCGCCGCTCTGGAAAAAGAGCTGTCTGTCCGGACACAAGCACTAGAACTCAACAAGAGGAAG GCAGTGGAGGCTGCCCAGCTGGCAGAGGACCTGAAGGTGCAGCTGGAGCACACGCAGGCCAAGCTGAAGGAGATCCAGGTCTCTGTGGCTGAGAACCGCACCGCCCGGGAGAGGGAGAGCAGCAACCTGAAACGCGCACAG GAGGATCTGTCGAGGCTGAGACGGAAGCTGGAGAAACAGAAGAAGGTGGAGGTGTACTCTGATGCTGATGAGATCCTGCAGGAGGAGATCAACCAGTACAAG GCCAAGCTGCGCTGCCCGTGCTGCAACACACGAGACAAGGAGACGGTGCTCACCAAGTGTTTCCACGTCTTCTGCTACGAATGTTTGAAGATGCGTTACGACACCCGACAGAGGAAATGCCCCAAGTGCAACTGTGCCTTCGGAGCCAACGACTTTCACCGCATCTACATCACCTAA
- the rnf40 gene encoding E3 ubiquitin-protein ligase BRE1B isoform X1 has product MSGAGGGKRPSGGDSPPGPPEKKSKKEEKTTTTLIEPIRIAGVSSTEEMDMKVLQFKNKKLCERLEQRQTMEDELREKIEKLEKRQATDDTTLLIVNRYWSQLEENVHILRKRIEPDAPVTSSQAPPAPPLPEPTPMEEDGVSLASPTSAVPPPPLPEAPNEGEQAEQQQQQQQQQQQQQQQQEEEHQEDRQEEQKQPPPPTGSEELLTPTEPPTDSATDATPPPAPLSENAKGFLTTLEHSSEEELTLHLQDRMQFSKEAIACLVCVFDRLHSRIDNMCKQVQAAACEDDSQSDIINANHTLLEENSRLRDLATLLQGRHHKMSMEYNELVDKVTSSETKVSEMETTVEDLQWDIEKLRNREQKLNKHLAEAMEQLKSGYSSTGSSGGLPGGQITLNIQKFESLNAELEHNQELANSRMAELEKLQVELQEAVRESEKLKMDLRNIPEEVVKETLEYKCLQSQFSLLYNESLGVKTQLDEARALLLTAKNAHLRQIEHMESDELSLQKKLRTEVIQLEDTLAQVRKEYEMLRIEFEQNLAANEQAGPINREMRHLISSLQNHNLQLKGDVQRYKRKLRETQMEINKLRCQSGDTGVLILEESTSDSIDVKKEEDEDQEEEEERRKELERQRAREREREREAERERERERERERQRSDELKRKDSDTLKMLRVELKKAQESQKEMKLLLDMYKSAPKEQRDKVQLMAAERKSKAEVDELRMRVRELEERERKESKKLADEDALRKIRVAEETIEHLQKKLAATKQEEEALLSEMDVTGQAFEDMQEQNSRLLQQLREKDDANFKLMSERIKSNQIYKLLKEEKEELADQVLTFKTQVDAQLLVVQKLEEKEGVLQSTLAALEKELSVRTQALELNKRKAVEAAQLAEDLKVQLEHTQAKLKEIQVSVAENRTARERESSNLKRAQEDLSRLRRKLEKQKKVEVYSDADEILQEEINQYKAKLRCPCCNTRDKETVLTKCFHVFCYECLKMRYDTRQRKCPKCNCAFGANDFHRIYIT; this is encoded by the exons ATGTCAGGTGCTGGGGGAGGAAAACGTCCCTCAGGAGGGGACAGCCCCCCTGGCCCACCTGAGAAGAAGAgcaaaaaagaggagaagacCACCACCACTCTCATCGAGCCCATACGCATAGCTGGAGTCTCCTCTACG GAGGAAATGGACATGAAGGTCCTCCAGTTCAAGAATAAGAAGTTATGTGAGCGCTTGGAGCAGAGGCAGACCATGGAGGATGAGTTACGAGAGAAAATTGAGAAGCTGGAGAAGAGACAGGCCACTGATGACACCACCCTGTTGATTGTCAACCGCTACTGGTCACAG CTGGAAGAGAATGTGCACATTCTACGCAAACGTATTGAACCCGACGCTCCGGTGACATCTTCCCAAGCCCCACCAGCGCCCCCGCTCCCTGAACCAACACCTATGGAGGAAGATGGTGTCAGCCTGGCATCACCAACCTCTGCCGTgcctccacctccactcccAGAGGCCCCAAACGAGGGAGAgcaggcagagcagcagcagcagcagcagcagcagcagcagcagcagcagcagcagcaggaggaggagcatcAGGAAGATCGTCAAGAAGAGCAGAAGCAGCCCCCTCCTCCTACTGGGTCAGAAGAGTTGTTGACACCCACAGAGCCACCAACAGACTCAGCAACAG ATGCAACACCACCCCCTGCTCCCCTAAGTGAGAATGCCAAGGGTTTCTTAACTACGCTGGAGCACAGCAGCGAGGAGGAGCTCACCCTGCACCTGCAAGACCGCATGCAGTTCAGCAAGGAAGCCATCGCTTGCTTggtctgtgtgtttgacagGCTGCACAGCCGCATCGACAACATGTGCAAACAAGTCCAGGCTGCAG CATGTGAAGACGATAGCCAGTCTGACATCATCAATGCAAACCATACTCTGCTGGAGGAGAACAGTCGACTGCGAGACCTGGCCACTCTGCTGCAGGGCCGACACCACAAGATGTCCATGGAG TACAATGAGTTGGTGGACAAGGTGACCAGCTCTGAGACCAAGGTGTCTGAGATGGAGACAACCGTGGAGGACCTGCAGTGGGACATTGAGAAACTCCGCAATAGGGAACAAAAGCTCAACAAACATCTGGCAGAAGCCATGGAGCAG CTTAAGTCTGGATACAGCAGCACCGGCAGCTCAGGTGGGCTACCAGGAGGCCAGATTACACTGAACATTCAGAAG TTTGAGAGTCTGAATGCAGAGTTGGAGCACAACCAGGAGTTGGCTAATAGTCGCATGGCAGAGCTGGAGAAACTGCAGGTTGAGCTCCAGGAGGCCGTGAGGGAGAGCGAGAAGCTCAAG ATGGATTTGCGGAATATTCCAGAGGAGGTTGTGAAGGAGACTCTAGAGTACAAATGTCTGCAGTCGCAGTTCTCCCTGCTGTACAATGAGTCCCTGGGGGTAAAAACCCAGCTGGATGAGGCACGAGCCCTACTGCTCACTGCCAAGAACGCCCATCTGCGACAGATTGAGCACATGGAG AGTGATGAGCTGTCCCTTCAAAAGAAGCTGCGGACTGAGGTCATCCAGCTGGAGGACACCCTGGCTCAGGTGCGCAAAGAGTATGAGATGCTGCGCATTGAGTTTGAGCAGAACCTGGCAGCCAACGAACAAGCAG GACCAATCAACAGGGAAATGCGACACTTAATCAGCAGTCTTCAGAACCACAACCTGCAGTTGAAAGGTGACGTTCAGCGCTACAAGAGGAAGTTGCGGGAAACACAGATGGAGATCAATAAG TTGCGTTGTCAGAGTGGCGACACAGGGGTTCTGATTCTGGAGGAGTCGACGAGTGACAGTATCGACGtgaaaaaagaggaagatgaggaccaggaggaggaggaggagaggaggaaggagctgGAGAGACAGCGGGCccgggagagagaaagggagagggaggcagagcgAGAACGAGAGAGGgagcgggagagagagaggcagcgcAGCGACGAGCTGAAGAGGAAGGACTCAGACACACTGAAGATGCTCAGAGTAGAACTCAA GAAAGCCCAGGAGTCCCAGAAAGAGATGAAGCTCTTGTTGGACATGTACAAGTCAGCTCCAAAGGAGCAGAGGGACAAAGTGCAGCTCATGGCAGCTGAGCGCAAATCTAAAGCTGAG GTGGATGAGTTAAGGATGCGAGTgcgagagctggaggagagggagaggaaggaaagCAAGAAGCTGGCTGATGAAGATGCCCTCAGGAAGATCCGAGTGGCCGAAGAGACCATTGAGCATCTGCAGAAGAAACTCGCTGCAACAAAGCAG gaggaggaggccctGCTGAGTGAGATGGATGTAACAGGCCAGGCCTTCGAGGACATGCAGGAGCAGAACAGCCGCCTGTTGCAGCAGTTACGGGAGAAGGACGACGCTAATTTCAAGCTGATGAGTGAGCGGATCAAATCTAACCAGATCTACAAGCTGCtgaaagaggagaaggaggagttGGCCGACCAAGTTCTCACATTCAAAACCCAG GTGGATGCCCAACTGCTGGTTGTGCAGAAGCTCGAGGAAAAAGAGGGCGTCCTTCAGAGCACGCTCGCCGCTCTGGAAAAAGAGCTGTCTGTCCGGACACAAGCACTAGAACTCAACAAGAGGAAG GCAGTGGAGGCTGCCCAGCTGGCAGAGGACCTGAAGGTGCAGCTGGAGCACACGCAGGCCAAGCTGAAGGAGATCCAGGTCTCTGTGGCTGAGAACCGCACCGCCCGGGAGAGGGAGAGCAGCAACCTGAAACGCGCACAG GAGGATCTGTCGAGGCTGAGACGGAAGCTGGAGAAACAGAAGAAGGTGGAGGTGTACTCTGATGCTGATGAGATCCTGCAGGAGGAGATCAACCAGTACAAG GCCAAGCTGCGCTGCCCGTGCTGCAACACACGAGACAAGGAGACGGTGCTCACCAAGTGTTTCCACGTCTTCTGCTACGAATGTTTGAAGATGCGTTACGACACCCGACAGAGGAAATGCCCCAAGTGCAACTGTGCCTTCGGAGCCAACGACTTTCACCGCATCTACATCACCTAA
- the phkg2 gene encoding phosphorylase b kinase gamma catalytic chain, liver/testis isoform, which produces MTKDIVVGDELPDWVGAKEFYQKYDPKEVIGRGVSSVVRRCVHRQTGQELAVKIIEITAEKMTAQQLEEVKTSTLKEIQVLNMVKGHSSIITLIDSYESTTFIFLVFDLMRRGELFDYLTEKVTLSEKETRSMMRALLEAVQYLHSLNIVHRDLKPENILLDDQGHIKLSDFGFSVQLQPGEKLRELCGTPGYLAPEILKCSMDEMHAGYGQEVDLWACGVILFTLLAGSPPFWHRKQMLMLRMIMEGRYQFSSPEWDDRSDTVKDLISRLLVVDPAARLTTEQALAHSFFRQYQREDVRLFSPRKTFRVLIVTVLACIRMYSRYRRARPLTREVLARDPYSLRGVRKLIDGCAFRIYGHWVKKGEQQNRAALFQNTAKIMLLGLEDFET; this is translated from the exons ATGACCAAAGACATCGTTGTTGGAGATGAACTACCAGACTGGGTGGGGGCCAAGGAGTTTTACCAGAAGTATGACCCCAAGGAGGTGATTGGCAG GGGTGTGAGCAGTGTGGTGCGCAGGTgtgtgcacagacagacaggtcaggAGCTGGCAGTGAAAATTATTGAGATCACAGCGGAGAAGATGACAGCCcagcagctggaggaggtgAAAACCTCCACGCTGAAGGAGATCCAAGTCCTCAACATGGTGAAGGGACACTCCTCAATCA TCACTCTGATTGATTCCTATGAGTCCACAACCTTCATATTTTTGGTGTTTGACCT CATGAGACGTGGAGAGCTGTTTGACTACCTCACAGAAAAAGTTACTTTGAGTGAGAAGGAAACCAG GAGTATGATGCGAGCTCTTCTGGAGGCCGTGCAGTACCTCCACTCCCTCAACATCGTCCACCGGGACCTTAAACCTGAGAACATTCTCCTGGATGATCAGGGACACATCAAATTGTCCGACTTTGGTTTCTCAGTGCAGCTACAGCCTGGAGAGAAGCTCAGAG AGCTCTGTGGGACACCTGGTTATTTGGCCCCTGAAATACTGAAATGTTCCATGGATGAAATGCACGCAGGCTATGGCCAAGAGGTCGATCT CTGGGCATGTGGTGTGATCCTTTTCACCTTACTGGCCGGCTCGCCACCGTTCTGGCACCGTAAGCAGATGCTGATGCTGAGGATGATCATGGAGGGTCGCTATCAGTTCAGCTCACCAGAGTGGGATGACAGGTCTGATACCGTCAAAGATCTG ATATCCAGGCTCCTGGTGGTGGATCCAGCTGCCCGTCTTACCACTGAGCAAGCTTTAGCACATTCCTTCTTCAGACAGTATCAGAGGGAGGACGTGCGGCTCTTCAGTCCCAGGAAGACATTTAGG GTGCTGATAGTCACCGTGCTGGCCTGCATCAGGATGTACAGCCGTTACCGCAGGGCCCGTCCGCTGACTCGGGAGGTGCTGGCCCGAGATCCTTACTCCCTCCGCGGTGTCCGCAAACTCATCGACGGCTGCGCCTTCCGCATCTACGGGCACTGGGTGAAGAAAGGGGAGCAGCAGAACCGAGCCGCTCTCTTTCAGAACACCGCCAAGATCATGCTGCTGGGCCTGGAGGACTTTGAAACATAA